Genomic segment of Helicobacteraceae bacterium:
TCTACTCCGTCGTTTCGGGGATTTCCAGCGAATTAAGCTATCTCAAACGCGACGTAAGCGTGGGCGGCGATTCGGTAAGCGTAACGGCAAACGACGGCGTGGATATACAAAATATGACGCTTCAGGTTAATCAGTTAGCCAAAAATTCGGTGGCGCAACTTGGCAAGCAGTTTCAACAGGAGAACAGCGTCGTCTATAGCGAAACTGATACGCTTACGCTCAAAATCGTCCGCGCCGCCGATCAAAACGCCTACGACGCGACTAAGGACGAAAACGGAGATACGACGGCGACGCTTAGCGCAATAGAGATCGAGGTAAAAAGCGGTATGACGCTAAGCGAGCTTAGAGACGCGATTAACGAGGCGAGCGGCGGCAAACTAAGCGCGTCGATTCTCAACGTAGGCGGCGACGATCCGTATAGCTTGATTATTAAAAGCGCGCAAACGGGAGCCGACGAGGAGCTAAGTTTTCATTGGTTTAACGGCTCGCAGGAGCTAAACGACGGCGACGCGGGTTACATAGAATTCAACGCCACGCAAACGGCGCAGGACGCTAAGTTTGTTTATAACGGATTAACTATAACCAGATCGAACAATAAAGTGTCCGATCTGGTTTCCGGTCTTACGATCGAGCTAAAAAAAGCCGACTCGATCGAGACAAACGTCGCCATTACGCGCAATCTGTCCAGCTTGTCCGAACAGATGCAGGCTTTTGTGGACGCGTATAACGAACTGACCAATTTTTTAGGCGAGATAACTAAATACGACGCGGATTCCGGCGAAGCGGGCAGTTTTCAGGGCGATAACAGCGTTAGCTCGATTCGCGGGGAACTGAGCAAAATACTATTCGCTACGAATGAAGACGGCAAAAGCATATCGGATATTTCGCGAGCGCAATACGATCTAAACGGCGAGGTTATCGGTATGTTTTTCGCCTTTAACCTAAGCGAAAACGGCGTTATAGTATTTGATAAAAATACCTTTGAACAGGCGTTAGAAAAAGACCCCGAAGGGACGGAAAAGTTGCTTCGCGGCGTAACCGACGTCGTAGGCGCGCAAGCGGTAGGCTCCGCTACGCCTAGCGGACATGACGTCTCTTATAGCGCGGGCGATCTGGTTATAAACGGCGTGGCGATCGGCGCGGTGAGCTTTAGCGCCGCCGATTCGTCTCAACAAAACGCGCAAAAACTACTAGAGGCGATCAACGCCAAAACATCTGAAACGGGCGTGTCGGCAAAACTCGGCGCTAACGGCGCGAACTTAATTTTATACAACGACACGGGCGATTCAATCGTAATAGGCGGCGCCAAAGCCTCCGAGCTTGGTTTGCCTACGGGAACGTTTAGCGGATCGACGACGAATAAAAACGGCATTTTTTCTAATCTCGACGCGTATGTGGATAAGCTCGTAGGTTTTTGGGAAGACGCGCGAATGACGCTTGTGGAAAACCGCCTAAAAAGCGACGTAACAAGCCTAACGGAAAGCATACAAAAAGCGCTGGATCGCATTAACGCTAAATATTCGCTTATGACGGCGCAGTTTGCCTCGTATAACGCGCTGATCAGCAAATATGAAGCCTCGTTCAACGCCGTTCAACAGATGATAGAACAAGCGGCGAACGCGGATAGCTAACCTATGAACAACGGATATACCGCCTATTCGCAAAATGCGGCGACCGTTCAGTCGCCGTATAAGCTTGTGCAAATGCTTTTTGAAGGCATATTAAAGTTTGTCGCGCAAGCCAAAAAATCGATGGAAGACGGCGATATTGAAAAACAGGTTTATTGGATTAACCGCGCGATCGATATTTTTACGGAGCTTATGGCTTCGCTAGATTTTTCCGAAAACAACGGCAGTATGAGCGCCTATCTGCAAGGCTTATACGCCTATCAGATAAAGTTGCTAACGGAAGCTAATATGGAATGCGATCCGTCGCGGCTGGACACAACGTTAAAAGTAGCCGGAGGGTTGCTTGAGGCGTGGAATGAAGAAACTGGATTAAACGATGAATCAAGCGCGTAAATGGAACGACGATCTTAAGATCGCCATTGTCAACGAAGAAATAGAAACAATCGCGAAACTGCAAGGCGAAGCGCCGATCGCGTTTGAAGATCAAAACGACGCAAAAGAGTCAGCCGCGCTAATCGCCGAAACGATCTCTTTGCTTAAACGCAAGCGAGAACAGATACAGATCGAAATCGAACAGATTCAAAGGGCGATCGCGTATCAGAGATCGCAAATCGGCGCGAACGCGAAACGCTACAAAACCGTCGGCTAACAAGCGCGCGATTAGCCGCGCCGTTTCTAATAGCCTCTTGTTCGGCTCTGTTTAGCGAATTAAAAGATTGCGCGTATTCTTTTCGCGCGAGCATATTGTTAAACGCTTGGACGCGCTTCGCCTCTTTCTCGTCGTAGAGCTTCCATATCGGATTATTGGTATCGGCGCGAGACTTAGGAACAACGGTGGCTTGCGGATTGATAAGCGCAGGAACAGGTTGCGTCCTCGCGCTTAAACCGAAAGCGTCGGGATTAGCCGCGACGCCTTGCGTTTGCGCTCTTTGTATAGTTTCGGGCGTTGGCGTATAGGCTACGTTTTGTGTTACGCCTTTTGCCGCCATTCGCTCGCCGATAGAGGAAAAAGAGGGAGCGGGTTTAAGAGCTTTATATCCCGCGACGGCATACGGGATAGATACGTTTATACCCGCGCCTAAACCTCCCATTAGTAGGGCTTCGTCGATTTTCTCGTCGGTCGTTAGCGCGTCGTTCCCGTAGTTTTTAGATACGGAGTAGCCTACGCCCGTAGCCGCTCCCGTAGCGGCGTTGATAGGCGCGGTTTTTGCCAGAGAGTTTAGGGTTTTACCCGCGAGGTTAGAGCCTCTAAAGTATATGCCCGCCGGAATAGCGTTAATAGGGTGGGCGATTATCTCGCCCGCCGTCGCCCAGCCCGAATTGATCTGATTTTCTAGCAGGGCTTTTTCGTAGTTCGCTCGCTTTTGGTCTTGCTCTCTGCCTACAAGTTTGGCGGTTGAAGCGGTTATCTCTTTGAGAGGCTTGCCCATTCCCGCCGCGAGACTTCTAACCTTGTCCGTTAGCGTAGGATTATCGAGGCGATCGCTATAGAGAAACTTATCGTTAGCCGCGTCATAGACGTATGTATCGCCCCCCTCGTCTTTGACGTATGGGTCGCGTTGGAAGGTTCGCGCTACGCCGCTACCGCGCGTAGCTAAGCGGCGTTAAAAGCCCGCTTTTATGCGAACAAATAGGCGATCGTTTTGCTCGAAGGCTTTGTAGGGCGACAAATCCCCAAAATAGTCGATCGCGCCTATCGCGATCAGATAGTTATCCGCGATCTCGTAATCGCCCTGAAGCCGCGCCGCGCCGCCGCTTTCGCCCTCCTGAATGTTGAGCAGAATCGTAGCGGAGAGTTTAAGTCTGGCGTTGAACAAATCGCGTTGAATACGCGCGGCGTAGTTTTGCGCGCGCGTTTGCCCCTCGCGCTCAAACGCCGCCTCAAGCGCGATCGTCGTATCGGCAAAGCCCAAATACTCGGCGCCCGCGAGAAAGCGACGTTTGTCGAAATCGCCCGCGCGATCGCGCCAAAGCGCCGCTTCGCCTTTTAGCGAAACGTCCCCGATCGCAATCGCCGCCGCCGCAGCCCCCATATTCGCTCTTGCGTGGTTGCGAATCTCGTCGAGATAGAGCGAGGCGGCGTGCAGGGATAGGTCCCACCCCTCGAAAACGCCGAGCGCCGCGATCGCGCCCTGCGCGCCGTTTGGCTTGTCTGAATCCGGAATATTAAACGGCGCAAATTCGCTTGGCGCGCGCGGACGTTTGCTAAACCTTGTCTCGCCGATCGCGATCGCCTGCAAATCCCAATCGCCAACGTAGTAATCCAGCCGCGCCATAGCGACGCCAAGCCGCAAGTCGCCAATATCCGTCGCCATCGGCTCTCGCAGATCGAGCGGATTTAGCGCGTCGGTTACGCGCAACATATCGCTTTTGCCCCAAACGACAATCTGCCGCCCGATCTTTATATCCGCCGCGCCAAGACGCGCCTGCAAAAACGCCTCGTTAAGCTCCGCGCCGCTCTTTGCCGCCGCGTATTTCGCGCCCTCGTAAAGCCCGCTCGCGTTTATCTTAAAAAACGCGCTTTCCCACGCCGCGTATTTTGCCTCCAGCGCGCCCTCCAGCCGTAGCTGCCGCCAATGATCGCGCGCGTTATCGTCGTCGAACTGATAGGCGCTTTTTAGCGCCGCCGATCCGCTTACGCTTAACGCGCTTCGCTCTTTGCTCGCCGCCGCTTTTGGCGCCTCTATCGCGGCGAAATCGTCCAGATCGTCCGCCAAAGCGAGCGAGGCGATCGCAAACAGATGAAACGCCCTGTTCATAACCCGCGCTCGATACCCCGAATGGTGAAAAACTCGTCGTCTAGCTTCTGGTTGAAGCGGACGTTTTCAAAGCGCAGTATGGTTGAATGGACGACTACATTGTCCTGCTTTACGCTCATGCGTAGCTCTAGCGGTTGCCAAATCCCGTCTATTTGCTCTAGCTTAGGCGCGTCGAAAAACTTTACCCTGCCCCTTTTGCTCTCGTAATTGACGGCGCGGACGATCACGAAATTATCTTTGCGAACTAGCGCGATCGTTTTGGTATAGCCCGTCGTTTCGATTATCTTCGCGTCCTTTGGCGTCGCCTCGATCGTCCAGCACATAGCGCCGTTTGCCTCGCGCTCGCCTTGCAAAACGTAGGTATAGTCGTCCAGATTGCGATCATTAAGATCGTTATAGCTGAAATCTGATCCCATAAAGCTACCGCTTTGATCGCTTCTGGCGATCCGTTTGGTTTTTCTTAACGAGGGCATATAAAGCCACTGATCGTCGTCGCCCGATTTGCGATCAAAGGTCAAAAAGCCCGTGTTTTTCACATCCGAAGGCTCGATAAAGAATATCGCTTTTTTGGTCAGATCGCCGTCCTCTTTCTTGAACTGCCGCATAACGCGCTCGCGGACGCGATTTGCGCCGTCAATTAACGTCATTCGCATATCGGCGCTCATCAGATCGCCCTTGTCGCGTTCGTCAACCTTTTTCATAATCTCATACGCTTCGTCGGCGAACAAGATCGCCGCCGACACAGCCAGCAAAGCTAAAACTCGCATTTTCCCCTCCTTGCCCACAAAATTAACAGCGCCGGCGTAAGCAAGAAATCGGCGATTAGCGCCAACATAATGCACACGCCCGCTATCAGTCCGAAATTGACGATATTTTGCATAAACGCAAACAGATAGACGCTAAAGCCGACGGATAAAACGACGCTTGTGATCGTCATGGCGCGCCCAACGCCAAGTAGCGTCATTCGGATCGCTTCGGCGGCGTTTTGGCGCTCTAAGTAGTATCGTTTGAAGTTGTATATAAAATGGATCGTATCATCTACGATCAAGCCAAGCACAATAGAGCCGACCAGCATAACGAACATATCAAAAGGCACGCCTGTTAATACCATATACGCCATGCCGATCGTAATTGGCGTAAGGTTGGGAATCATCGAAAACAGCCCCAGCTTTACGCTTCCAAACGCAAAAAACATCATCGCCGTAATCGCAACGATCGCCGCTAGGTAACTGATCGCCGTCGATTCCACCGCGGCGCTAAGCGCGCGGCAGACCAGCGGCATTAAACCGGTAATCTCTACGACGGCGTTGGGAAACGCCTCTTTGTAGATCGCCTCTAGCCGCTCTACGATCTTTTCGCCCTCGATCGCGTCCAAAAAGGGCGTTTTGTGCGTAACGCGCGTTTGGCTGTAGTCGTAAGAGGCTATCTCGTTAAGATCGTCGCTGCTCGACGAGCTAAACAGCAGCAGCTCTTCGGCGATCGCGCCGCGAGAGTCGGGAAGGCGATAAAAATCGTCGTCGTTCTCGTTCAACGCGCGATTGATCTCCTTTATGATGGTGGTAACGCCTATCGTCGTTCCTATGAGATCAACCTCTTTGGCTTTGGCGATCGCCTCCTCCAAAGCGCGCGCGTTGCTCGGATCGTAAAGCGCGTTTGGCTCGCCAAAGTCGATTGTCGCCTCGATCGTAACCGTGCCGCGCATTCTCTCGTCAAACAGCGCGGTGGTCGTCCGAATATCGCTGTCTTTGGGAAACCAGCCCATCATATAGTGGCTAAGACGCGCCTGCGTTAAAAGCGCGATCGAGAGGATAAGCAAGAGGGCGAACGTCGCCGCGATTGTTTTGGGATAGCGCGCGCTAAAGTTCCCGACGCCGATTAGAAAGCGATCGAATACGGAGGGGCGATCTTGTCTTACGCGCCGTTTCATGGGCGTTATAACCAGCAGGGCGGGCAACAACGTAAGCGTTAGAACGGCGGAAATTAGAATGCCAAAGGGCGCGAACAACCCTAGATCGACAAAGGGATCGATCTTCGCGGTTACAAACGAGCCGATACCCGCTATCGTCGTCAGCGAGGTCATTACGATCGGAAAGAAGCAGTCGCGCGCCGCTTTGATAACCGCCGCCTTTTTATCCCCGCTCTCGTCGAAGGCGCGGTAAAAGACCGCCAGCAGATGCACGCACGCGCCCACGCCGATCGCGAGCAGGAGCGTCGGCATAACCTGCGTGGGCAGTTTGATGGGAATACCCAGCCGCGCGAGCAGTCCAAGCATAGCGAACAAACTAAGTATCACGACGATAAGCGGATAGACGACGCCGCTAATACGGCGGAAAAA
This window contains:
- the fliD gene encoding flagellar filament capping protein FliD, whose product is MAVGSVSMLGLSLGGQSALNADLIDQLKEADKSVMIKPLETQLTKIYKKQEDQTTLVGKLDSFYSVVSGISSELSYLKRDVSVGGDSVSVTANDGVDIQNMTLQVNQLAKNSVAQLGKQFQQENSVVYSETDTLTLKIVRAADQNAYDATKDENGDTTATLSAIEIEVKSGMTLSELRDAINEASGGKLSASILNVGGDDPYSLIIKSAQTGADEELSFHWFNGSQELNDGDAGYIEFNATQTAQDAKFVYNGLTITRSNNKVSDLVSGLTIELKKADSIETNVAITRNLSSLSEQMQAFVDAYNELTNFLGEITKYDADSGEAGSFQGDNSVSSIRGELSKILFATNEDGKSISDISRAQYDLNGEVIGMFFAFNLSENGVIVFDKNTFEQALEKDPEGTEKLLRGVTDVVGAQAVGSATPSGHDVSYSAGDLVINGVAIGAVSFSAADSSQQNAQKLLEAINAKTSETGVSAKLGANGANLILYNDTGDSIVIGGAKASELGLPTGTFSGSTTNKNGIFSNLDAYVDKLVGFWEDARMTLVENRLKSDVTSLTESIQKALDRINAKYSLMTAQFASYNALISKYEASFNAVQQMIEQAANADS
- the fliS gene encoding flagellar export chaperone FliS; this encodes MNNGYTAYSQNAATVQSPYKLVQMLFEGILKFVAQAKKSMEDGDIEKQVYWINRAIDIFTELMASLDFSENNGSMSAYLQGLYAYQIKLLTEANMECDPSRLDTTLKVAGGLLEAWNEETGLNDESSA
- a CDS encoding outer membrane lipoprotein-sorting protein; this encodes MRVLALLAVSAAILFADEAYEIMKKVDERDKGDLMSADMRMTLIDGANRVRERVMRQFKKEDGDLTKKAIFFIEPSDVKNTGFLTFDRKSGDDDQWLYMPSLRKTKRIARSDQSGSFMGSDFSYNDLNDRNLDDYTYVLQGEREANGAMCWTIEATPKDAKIIETTGYTKTIALVRKDNFVIVRAVNYESKRGRVKFFDAPKLEQIDGIWQPLELRMSVKQDNVVVHSTILRFENVRFNQKLDDEFFTIRGIERGL
- a CDS encoding MMPL family transporter; this translates as MRSRLDRALNALALFAVGRPFLTIVCSVALCLFFGWHIKELRLDTTTEGMLLSDDPWLTTYNEFLDRYGRDEMIIVSVEAPDIFTPEATDKIRRLHRRIENEVPYISRVDSLITARDTRGEADALIVGELFDGDPQTPKEYAEIKARALRNPFYINRIIDENATITAIIIRTQSRVSVAEATDDLDGFSQDLAEVRPLSDEQNSEIVKAISAIVSDEQSELTPLRLLGSPVVTDRLKRMMESDIRLFIKLLIAAIAIMLFAFFRRISGVVYPLIVVILSLFAMLGLLARLGIPIKLPTQVMPTLLLAIGVGACVHLLAVFYRAFDESGDKKAAVIKAARDCFFPIVMTSLTTIAGIGSFVTAKIDPFVDLGLFAPFGILISAVLTLTLLPALLVITPMKRRVRQDRPSVFDRFLIGVGNFSARYPKTIAATFALLLILSIALLTQARLSHYMMGWFPKDSDIRTTTALFDERMRGTVTIEATIDFGEPNALYDPSNARALEEAIAKAKEVDLIGTTIGVTTIIKEINRALNENDDDFYRLPDSRGAIAEELLLFSSSSSDDLNEIASYDYSQTRVTHKTPFLDAIEGEKIVERLEAIYKEAFPNAVVEITGLMPLVCRALSAAVESTAISYLAAIVAITAMMFFAFGSVKLGLFSMIPNLTPITIGMAYMVLTGVPFDMFVMLVGSIVLGLIVDDTIHFIYNFKRYYLERQNAAEAIRMTLLGVGRAMTITSVVLSVGFSVYLFAFMQNIVNFGLIAGVCIMLALIADFLLTPALLILWARRGKCEF